The Fusarium falciforme chromosome 10, complete sequence DNA segment ATGACACCAAGAACGGCCTTGGCTGGGATCTTGACTTCATTGTGCCCTTCGCCGCCATCTCTGAGAACGGCCGTGAGATCGACAGCATCGACTCCAAGTCTGAGCTCGCTCACCGTATCATGCTTACCAACCTTGTCCGCCTCCTCGGATGTGTCAAGGCCCAGAAGACTGAGCGCGGTTTCGAGACCCGACCTGCCCAGGTCGTCCTGCCCCTGTCTCCCAACCACGGTACCTTTGGTAACGACGGTCTCTACTCCGAGTCCAAGCTTGGTCTCGAGACCCTCTTCAACAGGTGGCACTCCGAGAGCTGGGCCAACTACCTCACCATCTGCGGTGCTGTCATCGGCTGGACCCGAGGCACTGGTCTCATGTCCGGCAACAACATCGTCGCTGAGGGTGTCGAGGCCTTTGGCGTCCGCACTTTCTCTCAGCAGGAGATGGCTTTcaaccttctcggcctcatgTCTCCTTCTCTGGTCAACCTGTGCCAGTCTGAGCCTGTCTTTGCCGATCTCAACGGTGGTCTTCAGTTCATCCCCAATCTGAACGAGACCATGACCAAGCTCCGCAAGGACATTATGGAGACCAGCGAGGTCCGCCGGGCTGTTAGCAAGGAGAGCGCCATTGAGAACACCATTGTCAACGGTGCTGCTTCTGAGGTTCTctacaagaagaagaccatTGAGCCCCGTGCCAACATCAAGTTTGACTTCCCCAACCGACCTGACTGGAAGAAGGAAATCGAGCCTCTCAACGAGTCCCTCAAGGGCATGGTCGACCTTGAGAaggttgttgttgtcacTGGTTTCGCTGAAGTCGGTCCCTGGGGTAACTCCCGTACCCGATGGGAGATGGAGGCTTTCGGCGAGTTCTCTCTTGAGGGTTGCGTTGAGATGGCCTGGATCATGGGTCTTATCAAGAACCACAATGGTATGGTCAAGGGTCAGCCCTACGCCGGTTGGGTTGATGCCAAGACTGGTGAGCCCGTTGACGACAAGGACGTGAAGCAGAAGTACGAGAAGTTCATCCTCGAGCACTCTGGTATCCGCCTGATTGAGCCTGAGCTGTTCCAGGGTTACGACCCCAACAAGAAGCAGTTCCTCCACGAGGTCGTcatcgaggaggatcttgagCCCTTCGAGGCCTCCAAGGAGACCGCCGATGAGTTCAAGCGCGAGCACGGTGACAAGGTTGAGGTCTTTGAGATTCCTGACAGTGGCGAGTACATCGTTCGCTTGAGGAAGGGTGCTTCTCTCTGGATCCCCAAGGCTCTCCGCTTCGACCGTCTTGTTGCTGGTCAGATCCCCACCGGCTGGGACCCCAAGCGATATGGTGTGCCCGAGGACATCATCTCCCAAGTCGACCCCGTCACCCTCTTCCTGCTCGTTTCCACTGCCGAGGCTCTGCTCTCTTGTGGTATCACCGACCCTTACGAGTTCTACAAGTATGTCCACGTCTCCGAGGTTGGTAACTGTGTTGGTTCCGGTATGGGTGGTGCTGCTGCCCTCCGTGACATGCATCGTACTCGCTTCCTTGACCAGCCTGTCCAGAACGACATTCTTCAGGAGTCtttcatcaacaccatgtcTGCCTGGGTTAAcatgttgttgatgtctTCTTCTGGTCCTATCAAGACTCCTGTCGGTGCTTGCGCCACTGCTGTCGAGTCCATCGATGTTGGTTACGAGACCATCATGGAGGGCAAGGCCCGCATCTGCTTCGTCGGTGGTTTCGATGACCTCGGTGAGGAAGGCTCTTACGAGTTCGCCAACATGAAGGCCACCAGCAACACCGTTGATGAGTTGGCTCATGGCCGTACTCCCAAGGAGATGTCTCGTCCTACCACCACTACCCGAAACGGATTCATGGAGTCCCAAGGTTGCGGTATCCAGATCATCATGACTGCCAGGTTGGCTCTTGACATGGGTGTCCCCATTCACGGTGTCCTGgctctcaccaccaccgcctctGACAAGATTGGCCGCTCCGTCCCTGCTCCCGGACAGGGTGTCCTCACCACCGCTCGTGAGAACCCCGGCAAGTTCCCCTCGCCTCTGCTCGACATCAACTACCGTCGCCGCCAGATTGAGCGCCGCAAGAAGCAGATTAAGCAGTGGCAGGAGTCTGAGCTGGAGTACGTCCATGATGAGATTGACGCTATGAAGGCTCAGGGTGGCGAGTTTGATGAGAAGGAGTATGCCCAGGACCGCTTCACTCAcatcgagaaggaggctgctCGACAGGAGAAGGAGCTTCTCCGCAGCATGGGCAACAACTTCTGGAAGAGCGATCCCAGCATTGCTCCCCTCCGTGGTGCCCTCGCCACCTGGGGTCTTACCGTTGACGATCTTGATGTCGCTTCATTCCACGGAACTTccaccaaggccaacgacAAGAACGAGTCCAACGTCATCTGCCAGCAGCTCCGCCACCTTGGCCGCACCAAGGGCAACGCTGTCTTGGGTATCTTCCAGAAGTACCTCACTGGTCACCCCAAGGGTGCCGCCGGTGCTTGGATGATGAACGGTTGTCTCCAGGTCCTCAACACTGGTTTGGTCCCTGGCAACCGCAACGCCGACAACGTCGACCCCGTCATGGAGCAGTACGATCTCATCGTCTACCCCAGCCGAAGCATTCAGACCGACGGCATCAAGGCCTTCTCAGTCACCTCTTTCGGTTTCGGTCAGAAGGGTGCGCAGGCCATTGGTATCCACCCCAAGTACCTCTTCGCCACCCTTGATGAGAAGACCTACCTGGAGTACTGCAACAAGGTCGAGGCTCGCCAAAAGAAGGCCTACCGCTACTTCCACGACGGtttcatcaacaacaccctGTTCGTCGCCAAGAACAACGCTCCTTACAGCGATGAGCAGCTCAGCAAGGTGCTGCTGAACCCTGATGCCCGTGTTagcgaggacaagaagaccTCCGAGCTCAAGTTCTCTGCCGACTTCATGAAGAAGTCGGAGAAGGTTGTCTCGTCTACCAAGGCTAAGGAGACGGAGCAGGTCATGGAGGCCCTTGCCCTCAAGGTGGCCAACAAGAACAGCCAGGTCGGCGTTGATGTCGAGGATATCTCGGCCGTCAACATTGACAATGACACCTTTGTCGAGCGCAACTTTACCGCCCAGGAGATTGCCTACTGCCGCCAGGCCCCTAGCCCCCAGAGCTCTTTCGCTGGTCGCTGGAGTGCCAAGGAGGCCGTCTTCAAGTCTCTGGGTGTTGCCAGTCAGGGTGCCGGTGCTGCCATGAAGGACATTGAGATTGTCAAGGGAGAGAACGGTGCCCCTACTGTCTCTGTAAGTTCACTTATCCCTACAAGTTCGAATAATGCTAACCAGTTTCAGCTCCACGGTgacgctgccgccgctgctcaGAAGGCCGGTGTGAAGGACATTACTCTGTCCATCTCGCACTCGGATAGCCAGGCTATTGCCGTGGCTGTTGCCAACTTTTAAATACATTAGGGAGGATTGTGTACATCTTTAGCCACGTGGGCTTGCAACGGGAGTTTTGATAAACATCTGTTTCCATATGTTGTCTTGCGCGTTCTAATGAGGTATATGGGCGGCCACAGTAAGGCCTTCTTAGGCATGTGGTGCTGATGGAATCTGCACGGAATAGACCGGGTAGAATGATTTATGCATAGAATAGACGATATTTCGGCTTCAATTACCGTAACTGCGCTGTCTGTAAATCTAGTGATGTTGACTGGCATACCTCGTACAGTCAGTGTATGCTCACAGCAGTGTACTATCCATGCCCACCTGTCCCCTGATTTGTCTTGCTTGGTGGGATTGTCGTCCACTCTCTTTAGGGTAGGGTCCCATGAGTGAGAACCTGAGGCGTTGGCACGATATCAGAGGGACAGTTTCCCTTTATTGGATATCGAGCATTCCTCTGGCGGGAGTGATGCATAGCCACTTCTGACCATACGTGGAGGGTAATGTC contains these protein-coding regions:
- a CDS encoding Fatty acid synthase subunit alpha, translating into MRPEVEQELAHTLLVELLAYQFASPVRWIETQDVFLGERTAERVVEIGPADTLGVMAKRTLKSKYEAYDAAKSVQRNILCYNKDAKEIYYDVDPIEEEPEPAAASSSDAPAAAAPAAAAAAPAAAAAPAPSAGPAAAVADEPVQAVEIVRALIAQKLKKPLLEVPLSKAIKDLVGGKSTLQNEILGDLGKEFGSTPEKPEDTPLDELGASMQATFDGNLGKQSQSLIARLISSKMPGGFNITAARKYLETRWGLGPGRQDGALLLALTMEPAARLGSEADAKAFFDTVTNKYADNAGISLSTAAAAGPAGGSGGGMMMDPAAIDALTKDQRALFKQQLELLARYLKIDLREGEKAHLNSQKSEKVLQAQLDLWTAEHGDFYAAGIEPVFSPLKARTYDSSWNWARQDALNMYFDIIFGRLQVVDREIVSQCIRLMNRSNPKLLDFMQYHIDNCPTERGETYKLAKELGEQLIENCKEVLDVAPVYKDVAVPTGPRTTVDARGNLNYEEVPRASCRKLEHYVQQMAEGGKISEYGNRTKVQSDLQRIYKLIKQQHKMSKTSQLEIKSLYGEVLRSLAMNESQILPKDNGKGRKGLKATSQPKGKVETIPFLHLKKKTLHGWDYSKKLTGVYLNCLEDAAKSGVTFQNKHVLMTGAGAGSIGAEVLQGLVSGGAKVIVTTSRFSREVTEYYQAMYTRYGSRGSQIVVVPFNQGSKQDVEALVEYIYDTKNGLGWDLDFIVPFAAISENGREIDSIDSKSELAHRIMLTNLVRLLGCVKAQKTERGFETRPAQVVLPLSPNHGTFGNDGLYSESKLGLETLFNRWHSESWANYLTICGAVIGWTRGTGLMSGNNIVAEGVEAFGVRTFSQQEMAFNLLGLMSPSLVNLCQSEPVFADLNGGLQFIPNLNETMTKLRKDIMETSEVRRAVSKESAIENTIVNGAASEVLYKKKTIEPRANIKFDFPNRPDWKKEIEPLNESLKGMVDLEKVVVVTGFAEVGPWGNSRTRWEMEAFGEFSLEGCVEMAWIMGLIKNHNGMVKGQPYAGWVDAKTGEPVDDKDVKQKYEKFILEHSGIRLIEPELFQGYDPNKKQFLHEVVIEEDLEPFEASKETADEFKREHGDKVEVFEIPDSGEYIVRLRKGASLWIPKALRFDRLVAGQIPTGWDPKRYGVPEDIISQVDPVTLFLLVSTAEALLSCGITDPYEFYKYVHVSEVGNCVGSGMGGAAALRDMHRTRFLDQPVQNDILQESFINTMSAWVNMLLMSSSGPIKTPVGACATAVESIDVGYETIMEGKARICFVGGFDDLGEEGSYEFANMKATSNTVDELAHGRTPKEMSRPTTTTRNGFMESQGCGIQIIMTARLALDMGVPIHGVLALTTTASDKIGRSVPAPGQGVLTTARENPGKFPSPLLDINYRRRQIERRKKQIKQWQESELEYVHDEIDAMKAQGGEFDEKEYAQDRFTHIEKEAARQEKELLRSMGNNFWKSDPSIAPLRGALATWGLTVDDLDVASFHGTSTKANDKNESNVICQQLRHLGRTKGNAVLGIFQKYLTGHPKGAAGAWMMNGCLQVLNTGLVPGNRNADNVDPVMEQYDLIVYPSRSIQTDGIKAFSVTSFGFGQKGAQAIGIHPKYLFATLDEKTYLEYCNKVEARQKKAYRYFHDGFINNTLFVAKNNAPYSDEQLSKVLLNPDARVSEDKKTSELKFSADFMKKSEKVVSSTKAKETEQVMEALALKVANKNSQVGVDVEDISAVNIDNDTFVERNFTAQEIAYCRQAPSPQSSFAGRWSAKEAVFKSLGVASQGAGAAMKDIEIVKGENGAPTVSLHGDAAAAAQKAGVKDITLSISHSDSQAIAVAVANF